From one Lotus japonicus ecotype B-129 chromosome 3, LjGifu_v1.2 genomic stretch:
- the LOC130744467 gene encoding rop guanine nucleotide exchange factor 12-like, with product SFSNSEMEQMKERFVKLLLGEDMSSGGKGVSSSLALSNAFPNLAAAVFCEQKCLEPMLPERKARWRKEIDWLLSVTDCVVEMVHTQQKSKDGSSMEIKTTRQQTELHMNIPALRKLDNMLIDCLDNFKDQNEFYYVSKDADDAYKDSSKRKNDDKWWLPTPKVPAEGLSDAVRRFLQYQKDFMNQVLKAAMAINAQTLLEMEIPESYIDPLPKVSKKELVST from the exons AGCTTCAGCAATTCAGAAATGGAACAGATGAAGGAGAGATTTGTTAAATTGCTATTGGGGGAGGATATGTCTAGTGGAGGAAAGGGTGTTTCATCATCTCTGGCACTGTCAAATGCATTCCCAAACCTTGCTG CTGCTGTTTTTTGTGAACAAAAGTGCCTAGAGCCGATGCTTCCCGAGAGGAAAGCCAGATGGAGAAAGGAAATCGATTGGCTTCTATCAGTGACAGATTGTGTTGTTGAGATGGTTCATACTCAACAAAAATCAAAAGATGGATCCAGCATGGAG ATTAAGACTACGCGACAACAAACGGAACTCCATATGAATATCCCTGCCTTAAGAAAGCTTGACAACATGCTTATT GATTGTCTAGATAACTTCAAAGACCAGAATGAGTTCTACTATGTATCAAAAGATGCAGATGATGCATATAAAGATAGttcaaagagaaaaaatgatgaCAAGTGGTGGTTACCTACACCTAAGGTTCCTGCAGAGGGTTTATCTGATGCGGTGAGAAGGTTTCTGCAGTATCAAAAAGATTTTATGAATCAAGTACTTAAAGCAGCGATGGCCATAAATGCACAAACTCTATTGGAGATGGAGATCCCTGAAAGCTATATTGACCCCCTACCCAAAGTAAGTAAAAAAGAACTAGTATCTACATAG